The following DNA comes from Plasmodium coatneyi strain Hackeri chromosome 9, complete sequence.
CAAATTATTAAATAGTGGGCGGAAAAATGGCTACAGATAATAAATTTGAGGAGCTAGTGAAAAACTGGTACACTTCAAATGGAAAGACAAAGGGGAATGATTCGGTATATAAGCATTGTTAGAATGTTCTATATGGTTCATTAGAATcgttatatatgcatttatattacaataaatataatgtataagagtagaaaggaagaatggaatgtgtatacatcgaatttttccttttgtagGGAGAATTATTCAGAAAACTGACAAGATATGCTGACCAGTTCTTAAGCGGAATGACTATGGTGAACGAAGCTTATAGGGAAATTGGAAAAGATGCATGTGTGGGCGCCCCAATAAATGGGAGGCGGAtaacaaaggaagaacaagagTGGTGCACTTTCATATTAAGTAATTTATGGAAAATAGAAATGTCAAGAACAGAGAATCCGAATATGAATGAGCAGGATAGGAAAATGGAGGAGTATGTACGATGTATCATTATGAGAGTATGGTTTTCTATGTATAACGAATTAAATTGTGAAGCcgaagaaattattaaacATGCTCTTAGGAAACTTGAACAATTCTGCAAACAGATGAACCAAGTGGGAGACTGTCGTGTATGTGAATATGGACCACTGAACATCATGCAAGTAAATGGTAAAAGTGTTTtaaaacacatttttgacaaaataaagacCGGTGGGAAACCTATAGGGTTTAAGAATAAATTGGCATGGGTACGAGAGTGTAAGGCGGGGAGCAGtaggaaggaggaacaggGAGGGTTCGATAGAGGGGGAAATGCGGGGCCTGGGGGCACAGGTTCAGTAAAGATGGAGGATATAATTAGCACGATTGAAAAAGATATAGAAAGTAAACAACAACCAAagcagaaaatgaaaatgaccACAAAACAGTTTAATTTTCTATCCAAGTTACTACCAAGATGGATAAAAAAGCACGGTATGGTCAATgtggacaaaatgggggtaataatttatatatatatatgaagagaagaaaaaaaagtagcataATATTGAAAGagtaatataataaaatacggTTTGCAATGTAGTGTGATTGTAAAaggtgtgtacatatatacgtttTTTTGTGGTAATTTATTATTGTAGGAACATGTATGGAAGGATATGGAAAAGATGTTTGAGGATTTGCGGAAACGGATAAAGACGGATTCCCATGTAGAGATGAAGCTGTGTGCAGACATTGATAAAGACATAAAGGAAACGACGAATACAACAATTAAGAAAGAATTGTGCAAAGCTTTATTAAGAATTATTTACTATGTGAGTGGAATGAAGTTACccgaaagaaaaggaaatgaggaaccgaagaatgaaaaaataaaggatgtAGATTCTTATCTTAGGTGCGTAGTTGGGAAGGTAATAATGGCTAAACTGTTTGGAATACACTGCAGAGCTGAAGAAGTGGCAGAATATGTGCTAGACgttatggaaaataaaatggtaaaataTAAAGTTAAGAATAAATATGAGAAATGTAAGTCAATGGAATTTGAAGAAATCACTGTAGGCCAGAGGCTGGTTGGGCAGAAGATAGGAGATTGGGTTAAATATATTAAGCAAgaggatgaaaaaatgagggaCAAAATATTGAAGCATAATTATTGCGTAGGGGATGACGATCTGCGGCAAGGAGGGGACTTAGAAACAATGAAGGGTAAGgacaatttttataaactgttaggtataaataaaaaggacgaaTTAGAGAAGTTGGCCGATACTAGTAGTAGTTTGCCGAAGGTAGCAGTGGGGAAAacattagaaaaaataaaggaagaaacagatAGAATCAGAAAAAAGATAAGGGATCAGTACAAATGTCCGAAGGACGGAGAGGGAACGTtcgaagagggggaagaaggtgtgactatttcttcctttcctttgtttaatgtgtataataaattcatatgcttaataataattcctttattttgtactCAATTAGAATAAAGTATTCGAAGAATTGCAAAGCatatatgtctatatatacatatattatttaacacttccttctttacagtGGGCATAGAAGAATGGTTCACAGAATTCTTTAACCACATGGTAGAAGATAGCGAGTATTATAATTTCGAGGAAGTCGAGAAGATTGCATGGGCGTGCGATGGAATGGATAAGGATACTATTAGGAGGGACGTCACTGAAGGGGACAgaaatttttgcaaagtatttttgaagaatttatgggtAGTATCTAAGTGCCACCATGACAATTATGATGGTAGAAAGTGTATTAATAAGGGTAGTAGTTGTTATTATGTTAAACCAtgtgatttattaaaaatatggctcatgagtatatatatgaagtgtGATGTGAAAGATGTGGAAGAGTTTGTATTTCAAATATTGGGTGCAGCGGAGGGTGCCTGGGGCAAGGACggggaatataaaaaatgtgatttaaagaaatatgctGATTTATATAGGGGAGATAAAGACATGCTGCCTGAAATATCTAATTTAATAAATAGTAATCCTCTTTTAAGtaatttaacaaaaattcGCGGTGAGGAATGGTGTGGACAAATGAAATTAACCAAGAATGCGGGAAGTCAAAGGAGTGATAGTTCTGGTAGTGGGGCAGGAGGGGGAGttcaaaataaaggagactTGTTTCAGCAGCTGGAAGAAATTGTTCAAAAAGTTCAGGGAGAATTAGAAATGCAGGAACAAATGCAAGAACAAatgcaggaacaaataagtCAAGTTGTGAAACAAGTCATAAAAGAATGTAAGCAACCCCAATCCCCTAAGAATTTTCCTAacaaccaccctaccacccacctaaaaaaccacctaccacctatcaccatccctaacaacccacctaccacatagcacccctaacaccccttccatctttcacctaacaaccttcattctagcattcccaacaaccttccttggaccccccctttcctttctcctccttagacccttccttccctagatcctctttccctcctcctccttagatcccttctttccttccccttagaactctccttcctttccttcctttcatcctCCTAAATAAGTGTGCATCCTTTGGgtttacattaaaaaaaagaaaaaaagaatcaaaaagagtaaggaaaataaaataaaaaaaaagaaaaaaagaaaaaattagaaaaaatattggaaaatatgataataaaataaaacaaaataaattagGGTGAATGAATGAGTGAAGgaatgtaggatttcgcattttagggtttaagatTTTAATGTGTAAGAACAACAGTGTGAcctggtatttagctgttttagggttgaggaCGACAATGTGGACTGGTGTTTAGCTGGTTAGGGAGGTGTATGAATCTAAAGTAttcatacaaaaataaaaaaaaggaaaaaaaaaaaaaaagaaaggacgGAAGAGAAAGGACGAAAGGACGAAAGGACGAAAGGacgaaagagaagaaggaatgagcgaaagagggggggggggaagggtgTACCACTATCATCATCACCATTTCTACCATCATTACTGCCttaccttcttcttttatatataatcatatatcttctttttcttccatttctatccattccttccctatCTGCTACAGACACACCCTGTGACGGTGACTTATGTGCGCGCGTAGAATGTGtagcacaaaaatggaaaacaaatAGGGGGAAGACTGACTTTGTAAGTTTTTACGTAAGCTGCGTAAGTGTGACGGCGCAAAATGAACGTACGAGTTCGTCTACATTAGAGGGGGGAAGTCAGGAAGAAATTTACTAGGGTACTGGATATGtttatatgttttttcttccttttctttcgtaCCTACAGAATGATATGTGGAAAATGGAGAATGGTGACGTTAAGTGGAACTTAGGATTAATATCCCcgaaaatgaacaacacGGAGGAATCAGCGGATGCAGATAAGCAGTGCGACCAAACTGTATGGTCAGATAGTTCAATAACTGAAAAAGACAGAATGGCATGCAAGTACATTACCAGAGGATTAAAGTATATTTACAATATTGTAGTTGATTCAAGtgatgaaaggaaaaaaggaactgaaCCAGAGGATAACCGATTATTTAAGCAGACCATGTTATGTGCTGTATTGAATGTTTACGCTGACCTCCTTCAGGAGAAAACGAAGGGACAAATCTGTCCTatcgatgaaaaaaaaataagtgaaaTGTTTCAGAAAGGGAATGCAAAGATGGGTGAGTGGTGTTTGGAGGGAAAGACGAGTGGTAAGAGTAAGGGTGATTGTATAAAGTGTGAGAGGAAAGCGAATTTGGACTGTAAGTTGAGCGATAACGACAGCAATGAAACCAAAGTAAAGGACAAATTGGAAACAATGCTCACCAGTGATAGTAACATAAATCAAACTCTGTCTACTCTAACTACTATAAATGATACCTTATGTGAACGTTTGAAATGTATCTACTATAGGTGGGGTGAAAACAGAAGAGCTGGAAATGGGCCGCCACCTTGGGTAAGGGAACAACATTGTGTGGTGTGGCCAAAAACAAAGGAATCCAcagtgtgcatatattatacgCCCTTATATTGGGGAATTACAATCACATGttgtgaatatatatatgtctacatatatattatatacgtatgcctatatgtatatatatatgttccatcTTTTTCTTGCATGTAGAAAAAGTTTTGGGATCCGGACGTCAAGAATGAACTGGGAAGGCTCTCTCAGGACATGATTCAGGAGAAACAAGATGTTGACAGTGAATGTAATAACATTAATGGGCTGGATAATGCAAACAAAAAGGCTTGTAAATTCATTGTTAGGGGTTtacaccatatatataaaattcaaAAGGGCAGTGACGGCGGGGCACAGAAAATAGAAGATAACCAAATATTCCATCGAACTTTCTCTTGTATCTTACTGAACGCTTATGCAGATAAATTGCTTAAACAAAAACATAAGGGCAAACCTTGTATcacagaagaaaatataactGGCGCTTTTACTgctggaaataaaaataagggtGAATGGTGTAAGGATGAGAAGACTGATGAAGACATGAACTGTGAGAAGTGTGAAAGGTTTGAAAAATTAGATTGTACAGTAGGAGATAAGAAGGATaatgtagaagaaaaagtgcaGGAAGTGTTCGAGAAGGGGAAGGCGGACAATAattggaaggaaataaagcaAGTTGTGGaagaaatagagaaaatATGTCCCCAACATGACTCAGTCACAACTAACAAAGTAGCAGTCAAACCAGCCCCAACGACACCCGCTATTGCGGAACCGACTAGTGCAGATAGCAGCGCTAACAGTAAAGTTCATCCTACTCTCCAAGATCGAGGTGAATCACATGTTCAGGTGATAGCAGCAGGGAAACAGCCCCTTCCTCCAGAACCTGATCCAAAATTACTAGCAAAGGCGGAACATAGTGAGGACGATTTAGCGGGTCCTTCTCAGCAGAAGGATAATGACACTGAGCATGTTActgttaaggaaaaaacaacaacaactgGGGGACCTGCAGATGGTTCTGGGCAGGACGAGAGCCCTCTCCACCCAGCACATGGTCCAGCTGGTGTCCCAGGTCCAAATGGTAGTCAACCTGGTAGCCATAGTAGTAGTCCATCTGCTAGTGGTGCAGGTGAAAGTGGTGGTAGTCAAGGTAGTTCAGTTCCGCTGGGTGTCCCAGGTGTCCCTGGAGCAGGTATTCCAGTAATGCCAGGTGCAGGTGTCCCTGGTGTTGTTATACCTACTGTTCACGGTGGAGCTGGTCCAAGTAGTGGTCAGGGTGGTCCTGGACAGCAGGTCGCTGGTGTTGGTGGTGTTCCTGTTTCTGGTAGAGGAGGTGGTGGGGGTGAGTCAAGTTCAGTAACACCTGTTCCACTCCCAATTACTGACAAGATTgacctccttaccccataccttcctacaattCCCGTTCTAATTGGTACTTCTGTCATcagttatctcctttggaaggtaaaagaaaaagaaagaaaagaagaagaaagaaaagaaagaaagggaaaaaagaaagaatggaaggaaagactgaagaaagaaaagaaagaataaaaaaaaaatatataattattccgcagaaaaaaaaagaaaaaaaaaaaagaaagaaagaaggaaagaaagaaaaaaaaaaaaagaaaaaagaagaaaagaaaaaaaaaaagggttacggaatttcgcattttagggtgtgtttgtaggatttcgcattttagggtgtgtgtaggatttcgcattttagggtgtatgtaggatttcgcattttagggtgtatgtaggatttcgcacttgggttttgaagtagtaattattgTTGCGTGAACAACATTTCACCtttattaaagaaacattttctcccttttttcttttgtttttttttgcagtatttGTTCCtcggtaaaaaaaggaaacgtcACAGAAGGGCTCATCAAGTATCTggtcctccttccttagaggAACAAGTCCTTGATCGTGTGACACAGcaggatggtccacatgaatataccttagtaaagaaacgcagacaaccaagatctgttTCAACGGGAACGAAGAGTccaaaaaaacagggcgttGGTCGCTCTGTCGTTCGAcgtaccattattgatattcatttagaaatcttagacgaatgtcaaagggAAGAtttgcattcgacgaaggaagagttttttgaaattttggttcaagaatttatgggaagcaaatttatagaagaagaaaatgttcctaaggaacaagtttctatggttgatgtttctaaggaacaggttccaagttcagattgcgggtttagggaaggaagactttgttcctggAAAAGGGTTTGCTATCCATAGGAaagggttccaagttcagatttcggttttagggaggaagactttgttcctatggaatgtgttcctaaggaagaggtctCAAGTTCgtattccgggtttagggaagaaaatattgttcctaaggaatgtgtttctaaggaacaggttcaacgttcagattccggggttagggaggaagacttggTTCGTACAGAAGGTGTTCCTAGTgaaaatgttcctatggaaggtgttcctacggaagatgttcctaaggaaagggttccatgttcaagttcaattccgggtttagggttcatatTCCTAAGGGAAGTATTCGTCaagaacaggttccaagttcagattccgggtatAGGGTGGAAGATTTTGTTCCTACAGAAggtattcctaaggaacaggttgaTGGTTAacattccgggtttaggtgtagtaaataattttcctttttttttttttgttttgtatgaAAGTGCTCACTTTCATGTGTGATCAATAGGATCCgcgataaaaaaattttccgcttattttgatttgtttggtaaaatattCTTTATTGAAAAATACACTACGGGCCCGCTTGTATGCCCAACCTTTtgtcatttaaaaaatgtgctttttaaaaaaaaaacatgtttttaagtttcattttgaaaaatgtgcatgtattGAAAAGGATGTGCTAAGTGGGCACAGTGCGTGGGTggcctcttcccttttgcgtCATCGCATGGTGGAGGCACAGCCCACGTGTAACACAGGTATGTACATAGGTATGATAGGGACGTATGTTGGCATGCATGTCAGCATACGAGTTGGCACTGCGCCAAGAAGAGGTAACAAATACGAGGAAGAGGGGGGAAGGCCACGCCGTGGTGGAACCGCGCTGCTACACACCATCGCTAGGTTCGTCACCTAAAAAATTAGTGCTCCACCATTATAGCGCGTGTGCATCCCCCGTCTTAACCCCAACTGTGAAGagggagaaagaagaaaaaaaaaaaaacagaaagaggaagggggCGGGTAattccctcctttccttctttttagaaAGAATGCAAAGAAAGGGTACATGGATAGAAGTTATACGAAAAGGGAATGATGCATGcacgaaatttttttctttcgcatttttttttttgagggaactataaggaataaaggaaacaGAAGGgttcaaaaggaaaaagaaggttaaggaaggaaggaaaaaaaaaaaaaacaaagaaagaaaggtgGATAattcccctcccctttttttttttaaaagagaatgtggaaataaaaaaaaaaagtgggaaagtAGGAAGGTAGGaaattcctcccttttttcttctcccttctgtgttctttctttttctttttttcagaaggaaaggtggtgtacaggaaaaggggggaataaggaaggttgcatgcgcagaatttttctgtttttgttttttttttaggaagaaaaaaaggaagaaaagaaaaaaaaggagtagaATGGTGTGGTAGGTTAGGTTCCTTCTCCTCTGGTTTCAATGAATGTAAGgagggaataaaaggaaagaaagttttttttatttttttttttttacagaaagaaaaaaggaaaaaaggaaaagaagaaagaaaggtgtttaattcttctgttttttttttattttttaataagaacAATGTATAGTGTATGTAAGGAAAGGCTAGGGAAgtgaagaaagggaaagaggaagggaaaattgcttccttcttttctcttttttttttttttttaagggaaTACAGTGCATAGTAGACGGAAGGTtgctttcctccctttctccctctttgtttttaataaaagaatgaagtGCATGAGGATAGAAAGGTAGgcttgtttctttttttagatTAATTCTTAAAAATTCCTTagttaaggaaaaagttgaaaaaaaaagaaggaaggaaaaaaggaagggtggatagttctttcctttctattttttttttttttttggaagtaTCTAGTGTataagaagaacaaagaTTGCTCTGTtgataaggaagaagggaaaatagaaaagaaaaggaggaggaagcataGGAAGGAGCAaggtcgttttttttcttttttctttttttttttcctttaaagtTCAAATGAATTCCAGGGACGTTGAGGGAAAGAGGGAGGTATGGTTAAAAGCAAGGGTGGCAAGTATATTATGCACgtagtatacatatatggatGAAAAAGGATGGTTATAATtggattccttttttttccactttttatttttgcttccctgAAAAGTCCTAAGggaattacaaaaataaaaaggaaggaaaggaaagtatGGATATATCATGgagtaaaatataaaacaattGTAAAGAATGTAGTATGTACGCTGTCATAATATAAGGAGTATAAAATGGGAGCCTCCATATGAAAGAttctccatatatataaggaaaatatagaCGAAGAgtgaaaaatggcaccaaCGAAGAAAGCAGGAACAAGGTCTGTGGAGGAAATAATCAGAGGGTGGAATGTAAGTGCGACACAGAGTGTATGAGGGTATAATAGATGAGAGGTGTACATCCATGCAAGAGTAATGTGAAAGTATATAAAGTGGAAAGCGGAATAGGATGTATAGAGAATAAGGGAATACATGTAtgatatatttatttgtagGTAGCAAGTTTAGATGAAATAGTGGAAATGTTCGAAGTATACTCAAGCAGTGtggatgaaaataaattagaGGGAAACTTAGAAGCATTGTATATATGGTGCCAGGAGGATCAGATAGAAGATGAAtttaaaatgtataaagGATGTATGGAAACTGAATTCTGCAAAGTTCTAGTAAGAAATTGGGAATATGCatcaaggaaaaatattGATACGAAAACTGTACAAATAAATTGGAAGAGCATGATGCCAGATGCAAAGTGTTCTATATTGAACTTATGGTTATACTACTATGAAAGCATGATTTGTCCAATGACATTCGAGAATTTCTACATAAATAAAGCAATGGATGGTATGTGGCGTATGATGATGGATGATGGAAACTATGAAAGGTGTGAATACAAAAGTGCAAAGAACGCCCTCAGCATGCAAAATATGAGCGAAGTGAAAGAAGTAATAAAAgcattgaaggaaaaaggtgtagatgacaaaatgaagaacataCCAAAGAGGTTTGAATGTACAGTtggaagggggaaatgtaATGTTacatataaggaaggaaaagcaaaagtAGGGGACCAGGAATTGCaaatggaagagaaggataaaaaaattctagAGGACATAATGCAAAAGAAGGATGTAATaacgaaaatgaaagaagagattgaagaagaagaagaagaagaagaagaaaagaggcAGAAAACAGCGGTACCTCCTCCACCACCATCTCCACCAGGTAAATCCTATAAAAAGATTACTCTTATaaccaaataaaaatagggaacaacaacaacaataaggAAGGGTGGACACCACAATGGGCGGAGGTTGTACCACCACCGCCCCAGTGTATCGTTATTCTAACATCACCCCATTACCATTGATATAttccattcttttcctttcatagACAATGactgcaaggaaaaaaagacctTATGTGAACGCGTAACATGTGTAACAAATCAGTACCATACGGACAAGGGAGGGAATCCCGACTGGGTAAATGAGCAATACTGTCCATTATAGTTAAGGACAACATAATCAGTATATAGACAAATctatatatgttcatgtaAGAGTGAAATGACATTCCATATGGgtacaaaaaatacatatatatgtgctccttccttccccttcttttgcTTGTGTAGGATCAAATGTGGAGGGATGTAGGGAACAGGGTTGATCCACTAGTAGATGCAATATCTAAGGCGGACACGAAGGCGGACAGTTATTGCAATGACGATAGATGGAACAATAATGTAGTGACTTTTGCAGAAAGGGAAGTGTGCAAGTTCATTGCTAGGGGACtgcatcatatatatagcacTCAGACAGGCGACGGACGGACGGACGATAGGGCCAAGAATGACCAAAGATTTAAAAGAACTATGGAATGTGTTCTACTGAACGATTATGTggataaattaaaagaaaaagcgaagaagaaagggaattgTGATGTTGAGAGAGGCATTAATGAAGCCTTTaagaaaagtgaacaaattaaaaatgaaacagtTCCATGCAAGGATCATAATAACTGTCAAGTGTgtcagaaggaagaatataaaaaatgtcaaataAATGGACAGACTCTAGAGAATGAATTAAATAAGCTTCtccaaaagaaggaaggggacaTACAGGAAACcatggaagaaatatgtaaggaaaaaatacgacAACAATGTCTAAAGAATCAGCGAAAGGGGCACCAGACACACCAGAAACCAATGTTCCACCACTGTGTACCATAAAACTCAACTATTACACTACTACTTCTACTCATTCTTCCATCGTAATCCTTcctcattcttcttttcttatagGCAAGGACTGCACGAAGGAACCTACCTTATGTGAACGCACCAAGTGCGTAACAACAAAATGGTTTAAAGACAGGAAATCTCCTAGCATAGGGGAACAAAACTGGGTAAGTGAGAAACATCACTGTCCATTCTGGTTAATAtcataagaaggaataatattcTCCAtacattataattaaaaaaaaaaaaaaaagaggaaagaaaccTCCCATGGACcctatatgtgcacatacacatggagtatacacatatatgttccaCCCCCCCTTTATTTGCACAGTGTACATTCTGGAATACGGACGTCAAAGGAAAATTGACAGGTCTGTCTGAAAAAATAGCAGGGGGTGACCGGGAGGTCCATACTTTGTGCGAGAAAATTGATGGGAAGAACACTACACTGAGTAAAGCACAAAAGGAAGCTTGTAATTATATTGTTCGAggattaaaatatatatatggtgtcCGAAGTGGAGGTAGTAGTATGGATAGGAATACCAGAATATTTAAGCAAACCATGTACTGCGTATTCCTGAATGCTTATGCGGACaaattgaaagaaaagaatccTACTTGTATCACGGAAGATACCATAAAAGAAGCATTTAAGAAAGGAAATACAAAGAAGGAGGTATGGTGTTTGGATAAGCAGAATGGTAATTGTGCAGTGTGTGAACGGGAGGAAAACTATGGAACTTGTAAATTGGACATAAATAAAAGTCTCTGGAAGCCAGAAATGTGCGAGATAGACAAAGATgatgtaaagaaaaaagtggatgGGCTGCTCAACAGTGATGGTAAAATAAAGACAACTCTAAATACTATAAGTTCTACAAATAACTTATGCAATCGTGCACAATGTGTAACAGTTAAATGGTTTgaggacagaaaaaattcagaCAGTTCGAAACAAGACTGGGTAAGGGAACATTAATTATCATTAGTGTCAAGGTCATTTCATTGAAACAGGCACCCTATAAATATGCTTCGGAATGGTGACCATAAATCGTGTACTCACTTTaagtatacatacacatatatccCGTTTCTTCtgccttcttttattttcacagtgtacattttggggAGCGGAGGACGTTGGACGTGTATTGAGGAGTCTGTCCACTGCTATGACTAATAATAACGAGAAAATGGACCTATATTGCAATACAATTGGAGGGCCAGAtagtgcagaaaaaaaggcatgtcAATATATTACTAGGGGGTTAGAGCATGTATATAATTCTCAGGAAACTGGGACTTGGAGGGATAAAGATgctgcgaaaaaaaagaagaacaaccaaCAATTTGATCGAACTATGGGATGCGCTTTCCTGAATGTGTACGCtgatagaataaaaaaaacatgtaatGAAGCAAAGGAGGGCATAGACCATGcctttgaaaaaagtgaagaaattaagaaagaaaCATCTCCATGTAATAAAGATAATAATTGTGTTACTTgcaagagggaagaaaattttggtTGCACGCTACACGTGAAGGATGATCTGCTGAATATGGGAGCAAGCGCACGTTGCGAAGGGGACAGACAAAATATACAGAATAAGTTGGGTAAAATGCTGGATCTAACGACGAACAAGGATCCACAAGTAAAGCCATCTCTGACtgaaataaataacatatgTCCAAAACCACAAGCTGCCAAACCAGCCGCCACTAAACCAGCAACTACGAAACCAACCAACGATCATAGTGGAGGAGGTAAGACTCCAACTGTAGATTGCTCTGCGGGGGTTGTTGATGCTGGCGTTGATCTTAGTGCATGTCTTCCTCTTGACGATGATGATTCTTCAGCAGAACCGTCCGCTCCTCCTCCGCCTAATGAGGACCTTGAAGCTAAACGTGGACAGGGTGGTCCTGTTGGCGCTGCAGGTAGTACAATGGGTAATGTTCATGTACAGAAAGATAGGATTCAACTACCTCCTGATCCTTCACCTACAAGTCCCATAAATTCCCAAACTCCATCACAGATTTCTTCCCCAGATGGCCAAGCTTcaggtaataataataaaaaaaaaaaaataagcactctaaaaaatgtgtgcagcCCATAACGTTcatcaaaaaaataagaaaattagaaaataaagaaataaaaaatttaaaatataacaacgaaaaaagaaaaaattaaaaaggaaaaaagtgaaaaaagcaaaaagtgtaaaaaattaaaaaaaaaaaaaaaaaaattaatattaaaagaaaaaaaaagaaaagaaagaaaaaaaaaaaaaaaaaaaaaagaagaaaaaatactccAGAGAGCGTCCACAAAGGTGCACCCACAACAGTTTCGTTTCATAGCACATTTTTGACCCCATTGTAAATTAACGTTCTCCTGCCCTACATTTATTCCTTAGGTGGAGATGATAAAACT
Coding sequences within:
- a CDS encoding SICA antigen: YLFLGKKRKRHRRAHQVSGPPSLEEQVLDRVTQQDGPHEYTLVKKRRQPRSVSTGTKSPKKQGVGRSVVRRTIIDIHLEILDECQREDLHSTKEEFFEILVQEFMGSKFIEEENVPKEQVSMVDVSKEQDQMWRDVGNRVDPLVDAISKADTKADSYCNDDRWNNNVVTFAEREVCKFIARGLHHIYSTQTGDGRTDDRAKNDQRFKRTMECVLLNDYVDKLKEKAKKKGNCDVERGINEAFKKRKLTGLSEKIAGGDREVHTLCEKIDGKNTTLSKAQKEACNYIVRGLKYIYGVRSGGSSMDRNTRIFKQTMYCVFLNAYADKLKEKNPTCITEDTIKEAFKKGNTKKEVWCLDKQNGNCAVCEREENYGTCKLDINKSLWKPEMCEIDKDDVKKKVDGLLNSDGKIKTTLNTITEDVGRVLRSLSTAMTNNNEKMDLYCNTIGGPDSAEKKACQYITRGLEHVYNSQETGTWRDKDAAKKKKNNQQFDRTMGCAFLNVYADRIKKTCNEAKEGIDHAFEKSEEIKKETSPCNKDNNCVTCKREENFGCTLHVKDDLLNMGASARCEGDRQNIQNKLGKMLDLTTNKDPQYFFLGKKRRRHRREEQLISPPSEEKLLDHVDDQADGPHAYTLVKERRQQRSTPQRGRKKRAHRRGSGGGVRRRTIIDIHLQVLDEYQKGDLHSTKEDFLQIIVHEFMGRNFVKGENVPKEQVPLINIPEEQVQCLDSGFREEDFVPDEGCSKFRFRV